The following are encoded in a window of Halalkalicoccus jeotgali B3 genomic DNA:
- a CDS encoding winged helix-turn-helix domain-containing protein has product MSSKSTDPTAEPQILGFLDQNGKSTVHEIATGIGYSNGHVRHVAKRMAKSGQIEGEKSSSVPAYNIKGDYVVLPDNKDRLLKIVKAYASSHYPNVKGKPTTEIRDYISANIANGVVDSIGRWEFWVDTETTAAE; this is encoded by the coding sequence ATGAGCTCAAAATCAACAGACCCAACCGCTGAACCGCAAATTCTGGGGTTCCTGGACCAGAATGGAAAATCAACGGTACACGAAATAGCGACCGGGATCGGCTACTCGAACGGCCACGTGAGACATGTTGCCAAACGAATGGCAAAAAGTGGCCAGATCGAAGGTGAAAAAAGTAGTTCCGTCCCTGCATACAATATCAAGGGCGACTATGTTGTTCTTCCGGACAACAAAGATCGTCTCTTGAAGATTGTAAAGGCGTATGCGTCTTCACATTATCCAAATGTGAAAGGGAAGCCGACGACGGAGATACGGGACTACATCAGTGCTAACATCGCCAACGGCGTTGTAGATAGCATTGGACGTTGGGAGTTCTGGGTCGACACAGAAACTACAGCGGCAGAGTAG
- a CDS encoding HFX_2341 family transcriptional regulator domain-containing protein: protein MNLQVPERIHIAPLGYDDLRIYQSAQKLKADHVVLVHHDDPTDTGREHYENTKKGLEKIEIDPDIRTGNIFDMYEMMGIFGNIVNEFEEDDVFINLSTGSKITSIAGMLTTMANTGITPFYTNAIYDDDGKVINVTGVTELPVYPIDPPEPQHVKILKYLTENGKSKKQELIRYAEEEGLPFIGEYNIKEDRAKYRLLDTHIMSYLLDNRYVHVRSVGREKQVEITNHGKDTVRAFEYLIE, encoded by the coding sequence ATGAATCTACAAGTTCCAGAGAGGATCCATATTGCTCCATTAGGGTATGACGATTTGCGAATATACCAATCAGCGCAGAAATTGAAGGCAGATCACGTTGTGTTAGTTCACCATGATGACCCAACTGATACCGGTCGAGAACACTATGAAAATACGAAAAAAGGTCTGGAAAAGATAGAGATTGATCCAGATATAAGAACCGGAAATATATTCGACATGTATGAAATGATGGGTATTTTTGGTAACATTGTCAACGAATTTGAAGAAGATGATGTTTTTATAAATTTATCCACAGGGAGTAAGATCACCTCTATTGCGGGGATGCTCACTACAATGGCAAATACAGGAATAACTCCTTTTTATACAAATGCGATATACGATGATGATGGGAAAGTAATTAATGTGACAGGTGTCACAGAACTCCCTGTTTACCCTATAGATCCGCCAGAACCCCAACATGTAAAGATACTTAAGTACCTCACAGAGAATGGAAAGTCAAAGAAACAAGAGCTTATTCGCTATGCAGAGGAAGAGGGGTTACCGTTTATAGGAGAATACAATATCAAAGAAGACCGGGCTAAGTATAGGCTTTTAGACACACATATTATGTCCTATTTACTTGATAACAGGTACGTTCATGTGAGGAGCGTTGGGAGAGAAAAGCAAGTCGAGATCACTAACCATGGTAAAGACACTGTTCGAGCATTTGAGTATCTCATAGAGTAG
- a CDS encoding ParA family protein, which yields MVNAIQRATTYVPKGGVGKTTSTAHIAVSAHNDHGLDTLLIDLAGTQNDLATQFGLADDVRDPDAPISAVFSENWSFIRENIDNVFERMVFETDEGPDLIPADNGLGAEDNNLANVPRENRYDRLERFITDEVAPRYDLVLLDLPGKEDNITINGLFAAENVIAPLKPGEFERKQLENLQRELAAIRDDGDHDAQPMLQLVFATMVDSTTNLADEFTNVLAEEYPKISGPPISESANIGNEQANGRTLFALSDDELYDTGRRAREAYRQLTTSLLERLEAR from the coding sequence ATGGTAAACGCTATACAACGGGCGACGACGTACGTCCCAAAAGGTGGCGTGGGGAAAACGACATCAACGGCGCACATCGCAGTATCGGCACACAACGACCACGGCCTCGATACACTCCTCATTGATCTCGCGGGGACCCAGAATGACCTCGCAACTCAGTTCGGGCTAGCCGACGATGTACGCGATCCTGACGCGCCTATTTCTGCAGTATTCAGCGAAAATTGGTCGTTCATCCGTGAGAACATCGACAACGTATTCGAGCGCATGGTTTTTGAAACGGATGAAGGACCAGACCTCATCCCCGCTGACAACGGTCTCGGAGCTGAGGATAACAACCTCGCAAACGTTCCACGGGAGAACCGCTATGACCGCCTCGAGAGGTTCATCACTGATGAAGTAGCACCACGGTATGATCTAGTATTACTCGACTTGCCCGGCAAGGAGGACAACATCACGATCAACGGTCTGTTTGCCGCTGAAAACGTAATCGCACCGCTAAAACCAGGCGAGTTCGAGCGGAAGCAGCTCGAAAATCTCCAGCGCGAGCTGGCGGCGATTCGAGACGACGGCGACCATGACGCACAACCGATGTTGCAGCTCGTCTTCGCGACGATGGTCGATTCAACGACGAACCTTGCAGACGAGTTTACGAACGTACTCGCCGAGGAATATCCTAAGATTTCTGGCCCGCCTATCTCAGAGTCAGCGAATATTGGAAACGAACAGGCGAACGGACGAACGCTGTTTGCCTTGTCCGACGACGAACTCTATGACACGGGACGGCGCGCACGCGAGGCGTACCGACAGCTCACGACCAGTCTACTTGAGCGATTGGAGGCCAGATAA
- a CDS encoding PIN domain-containing protein, which yields MYCPDTNFLIDYVDTEREASEDAKALLESNPDRAYRIPSVALFEVLRGGARLRGAAGVADLIEQLDWADHLPLTPPAAREAVLVDGELETSGQKINLGDVLIAGTVREASGTIVTRDSHFANVDGLDVKRY from the coding sequence GTGTACTGTCCTGATACGAATTTCCTTATCGACTATGTCGACACAGAGCGCGAGGCATCAGAGGACGCGAAAGCGCTCCTCGAATCGAATCCAGATCGAGCGTACCGAATCCCCTCGGTCGCTTTGTTTGAGGTCCTCCGGGGTGGCGCTCGTCTCCGTGGCGCGGCTGGCGTCGCCGATCTGATTGAGCAACTGGATTGGGCCGATCATCTTCCACTCACTCCGCCCGCTGCTCGCGAGGCCGTGCTTGTCGACGGTGAGCTCGAAACGTCTGGTCAGAAAATCAACCTCGGGGACGTCCTGATCGCTGGAACCGTTCGCGAGGCGAGCGGGACGATTGTCACTCGTGATAGCCATTTCGCGAATGTCGACGGTCTCGATGTCAAACGATACTGA
- a CDS encoding helix-turn-helix domain-containing protein encodes MAKPGPSPTVTPEDVLEEFRSRDDPNEPLTAPEIADRLGCSRTTALNRLRELAERGDVVSKKVGGRSRVWWLPPTEFDRDLLKGYGSWTGTDLGAAVEETRKQLDEDLREDERVLS; translated from the coding sequence ATGGCAAAGCCAGGTCCATCACCGACGGTAACGCCCGAGGACGTCCTTGAGGAGTTCCGCTCGCGGGATGATCCTAACGAACCGCTCACCGCTCCCGAGATCGCCGACCGGCTCGGCTGTTCGCGAACGACCGCACTCAACAGGCTTCGCGAGCTTGCCGAGAGAGGCGACGTCGTCTCGAAGAAGGTCGGCGGCAGATCTCGAGTGTGGTGGCTCCCACCGACCGAGTTCGACCGCGACTTGCTGAAAGGCTACGGGTCATGGACGGGAACCGACCTTGGGGCAGCTGTCGAAGAGACACGCAAGCAGCTAGACGAGGATCTGCGAGAGGACGAGCGTGTACTGTCCTGA
- a CDS encoding Eco57I restriction-modification methylase domain-containing protein: METALSYRTNRGLFSNYYLDEHLPETEEWDEISEAELREAYEEISELWNREKELAPDRNESQLEQKFIRPMFQRLGIPFEVEETVEQGQRRPDYGFFESDKAAENAFKRRNEGGDFYEYAIAVADAKRWGRKLDTRGKKKRDYENPSHQIDQYLRKTSTRWGVLTNGQKWRLYYRPTSHKLDSYYEIDLPTILEKGDLEDFKYFYLFFHHEAFLEDASGDSFLDDVFHESNVFAQELGEDLQDNIYDAIKVLSEGFLQYPENDLNEDDLDLIHDSSLIYLYRLIFVLYAESEGRDLLNTDNEFYEQFYSLNSLKQEIAEEFDSGNSKYRNWQDNLWSQLKELFELIDQGSKSHDIPPADLYIPAYNGGLFRTHPDTGDSREARFLATYKVGDAYLARVIELLTRSQDSNGGGKIFVDYSSLDVRHLGSIYEGLLEYQLNVADEPLALSDGEYVIPDEGGNIVVEEGEIYLTTDSGERKATGSYYTPEYVVEYIVENTLGPLIDDIYEDLLARDPFDKEGGGQFAQDFAERVFNLKILDPAMGSGHFLTNSVNYLARQIIEAQQRQDEQMDEKTTDEHRDINWARRKVAQRCIYGVDLNPLATELAKVSLWLRTLAAEQPLAFLDHHLKTGNSLVGSDIENVLANSNDEPIDGQLTLEQSFAHTRQQALEHVMDRFQDLLSIDNETLEDAKKMEDVYDEVRDDPLYQHLLAMVNVHTAKQYGLDVPSDADKRMAEALRSDSWDNIEGQDWFKSAQSMAAEESFFHWELEFPVAFYKTDGTRIEGSGFDAIIGNPPYGDILDETAKRYCRKQGIGFESERADVFTAFVALPEHILSIGGAWSYIIPNTPLKGKQYQEFRRSNSQRYTIQEIVDFGDSYVFDEEVFTMIVSALNEEPMDTYAGSLVEGDSSSIYDQPLSLSIEPATANPWRVIDKIEAKITGSETTLELEPAICTCHDAGIDYKVSGQGWQNRGKGTSISDLIMYEGEKESEMDHRYVGGGEIERYQISPENKWLRHDYESFVEGDIVIQVYPNYTEVDEKILTRQTADTLVGAIDTNELYTAKSVHTTLLNHDKYNLWFVLSLMNSSVLRYVYRSRSGEEGRTFAQVRIHELRDLPIRRIDFELAPDDRQNQLSELYEKFDSNISKENTLQIRTQRINQVVLHDFLSLLARKRSTYTDRRYGYNLNLLDYLGNYADGPALPDIGLFQPTGENVLDATTEDYEKFQMFQIDEKLQVERARVKRDGSTVTIEATARYKPVDEDTFETGSYGYTETDFLEAFTLTDLSDKEAALIEAFVPIAVDEEIGGFRDNATKNNSLVDRLKAMILPDPDAVADDLDRYVETKKRADELDAKIEKTDRLIDEIVYDLYDLTDEEIEIVESAVADD; encoded by the coding sequence ATGGAAACAGCACTCAGTTACCGAACGAATCGAGGCCTCTTCTCTAATTACTATCTCGACGAGCATCTCCCCGAAACCGAAGAATGGGACGAGATTAGCGAGGCCGAACTCCGCGAGGCATACGAGGAGATCAGCGAGCTCTGGAATCGCGAAAAAGAGCTGGCACCAGATCGCAATGAATCGCAGCTTGAACAGAAATTCATCCGGCCGATGTTCCAGAGGCTGGGTATTCCATTCGAAGTTGAAGAAACCGTTGAGCAGGGGCAACGCAGACCGGACTACGGCTTTTTTGAATCTGATAAGGCAGCAGAAAATGCGTTTAAACGCCGCAATGAAGGCGGTGATTTTTACGAGTATGCTATTGCAGTTGCGGATGCTAAACGCTGGGGACGGAAGCTTGACACCCGTGGGAAAAAGAAACGCGATTATGAGAACCCTAGTCACCAAATTGACCAATATCTGCGAAAGACATCTACTCGCTGGGGAGTTTTAACAAACGGGCAAAAGTGGAGACTCTATTACCGTCCAACGAGTCATAAACTCGATTCATATTACGAGATCGACCTTCCAACCATTCTAGAAAAGGGCGATCTTGAGGACTTCAAATACTTCTACCTGTTTTTCCACCACGAAGCGTTTCTTGAGGACGCGAGCGGCGATAGCTTCCTTGACGACGTCTTCCACGAATCCAACGTCTTTGCACAAGAATTGGGCGAGGATCTCCAAGACAACATCTACGACGCGATCAAGGTCCTCTCCGAAGGATTCCTGCAGTATCCAGAGAATGACCTCAACGAGGATGATCTCGACCTGATTCATGATAGTTCACTCATCTATCTCTATCGACTCATCTTCGTCCTCTACGCAGAGAGCGAGGGGCGTGATCTGCTCAATACAGATAACGAGTTCTACGAGCAGTTCTATAGTCTGAACTCACTCAAACAGGAAATCGCTGAGGAATTCGACAGCGGGAATTCGAAGTATCGAAACTGGCAAGACAACCTCTGGTCCCAATTGAAGGAGTTATTCGAACTCATTGATCAAGGAAGTAAGTCACATGATATTCCACCAGCGGACCTCTATATTCCGGCATATAACGGCGGTCTATTTCGAACACATCCAGATACAGGCGATAGCCGCGAAGCACGCTTTCTTGCCACATATAAAGTTGGTGATGCATACCTCGCTCGCGTGATCGAACTCCTCACTCGAAGTCAGGATAGCAATGGCGGGGGGAAGATTTTCGTTGACTACTCATCGCTTGATGTGCGCCACCTCGGAAGTATCTATGAAGGTCTGCTAGAGTATCAACTCAACGTAGCCGACGAGCCATTAGCACTCAGCGACGGTGAGTATGTGATTCCTGACGAAGGTGGTAATATCGTCGTGGAAGAGGGTGAGATCTACCTAACCACGGACTCCGGTGAGCGGAAGGCTACTGGCTCCTACTATACTCCGGAGTATGTCGTTGAGTACATCGTTGAGAACACTCTTGGTCCCCTTATTGACGACATCTATGAAGATCTCTTGGCCCGCGATCCCTTCGATAAGGAAGGAGGTGGTCAATTTGCTCAAGACTTCGCAGAACGTGTGTTTAATCTAAAAATATTAGATCCTGCAATGGGTAGTGGACATTTCCTCACAAACTCTGTGAACTATCTTGCTCGTCAGATCATTGAGGCCCAGCAACGTCAAGATGAGCAAATGGACGAGAAGACAACCGACGAACACCGGGACATCAATTGGGCACGCCGGAAGGTCGCCCAACGTTGCATCTACGGTGTGGACCTGAATCCGCTTGCAACGGAACTCGCAAAAGTATCATTGTGGCTGCGGACGCTCGCAGCCGAGCAACCGCTTGCGTTCCTCGACCATCACTTGAAGACCGGGAACTCGTTGGTCGGTAGCGACATTGAGAACGTACTCGCCAACAGCAACGACGAACCTATTGACGGGCAGTTAACGCTAGAGCAGTCATTTGCGCATACGCGACAGCAGGCCTTGGAGCATGTGATGGACCGGTTTCAGGATTTACTCTCGATTGACAATGAGACGCTTGAAGACGCCAAGAAGATGGAAGACGTCTACGACGAGGTCCGCGATGATCCCTTATACCAGCACCTCTTGGCGATGGTAAACGTTCACACGGCCAAGCAGTATGGGCTTGACGTTCCTTCTGATGCTGATAAACGGATGGCTGAGGCGCTGCGGAGCGACTCGTGGGACAACATCGAAGGCCAAGATTGGTTTAAAAGCGCGCAATCGATGGCGGCTGAGGAATCGTTCTTCCATTGGGAGCTAGAATTCCCTGTCGCGTTCTACAAGACAGATGGGACACGGATTGAAGGTAGTGGATTCGATGCGATAATCGGAAATCCTCCTTATGGAGATATACTTGATGAGACGGCAAAGAGATACTGCCGCAAACAAGGAATTGGATTTGAAAGCGAGCGTGCTGACGTATTCACTGCATTCGTTGCTCTGCCTGAACACATTCTCAGTATCGGAGGCGCATGGAGTTACATCATTCCAAATACTCCGCTAAAAGGGAAACAATATCAAGAGTTTCGGAGGTCAAATTCCCAAAGGTACACCATTCAGGAGATCGTGGACTTCGGGGATAGTTACGTCTTTGATGAGGAAGTGTTCACCATGATCGTATCAGCCCTCAATGAGGAACCGATGGACACGTATGCAGGATCTCTCGTAGAGGGAGACTCATCCAGTATATACGACCAACCACTATCCTTGTCAATAGAGCCTGCTACCGCTAACCCATGGCGTGTGATAGATAAAATTGAAGCAAAGATTACAGGATCAGAGACGACACTCGAACTTGAACCTGCGATATGTACCTGTCACGATGCGGGTATAGATTACAAAGTGAGTGGACAGGGTTGGCAGAACCGGGGTAAAGGAACCAGTATTTCGGATCTCATCATGTATGAAGGCGAAAAAGAATCCGAAATGGATCATAGATATGTTGGCGGTGGTGAAATAGAGCGATATCAGATATCGCCCGAGAATAAATGGCTACGTCATGATTACGAATCATTCGTAGAAGGTGATATCGTAATCCAAGTGTATCCTAATTATACGGAAGTTGATGAGAAGATACTCACTCGACAAACTGCAGACACACTTGTTGGAGCAATTGATACGAATGAACTCTATACGGCAAAATCTGTTCACACAACGCTTCTGAACCACGACAAATACAACCTCTGGTTTGTTCTGTCGTTAATGAACAGTAGTGTTCTCCGCTACGTCTACCGCTCACGATCAGGTGAAGAGGGACGCACCTTTGCACAGGTTCGGATTCATGAACTTCGCGACCTGCCAATTAGACGAATCGATTTCGAATTAGCTCCAGACGATCGACAGAACCAACTCTCTGAACTATATGAAAAATTCGATTCAAATATTTCTAAGGAAAATACTCTCCAGATACGAACTCAACGGATCAATCAAGTTGTACTACATGACTTCTTGAGTCTTCTCGCACGAAAGCGATCGACATATACAGACCGTCGCTACGGATACAATCTCAATCTTCTCGACTACCTCGGTAACTATGCCGACGGCCCAGCGCTTCCCGACATCGGCCTCTTCCAACCCACCGGCGAGAACGTCCTCGACGCCACTACCGAGGATTATGAGAAGTTCCAAATGTTCCAGATCGACGAGAAGCTCCAGGTCGAACGCGCCCGCGTGAAACGCGACGGGTCGACCGTCACCATCGAGGCGACAGCGCGCTACAAGCCCGTGGATGAAGACACGTTCGAGACAGGATCCTATGGCTACACAGAGACAGACTTCCTTGAGGCATTCACGCTTACAGACCTGAGTGATAAGGAGGCGGCGCTCATTGAGGCGTTCGTTCCTATTGCTGTCGACGAGGAGATTGGAGGGTTCCGGGACAACGCGACGAAGAACAATTCCCTCGTGGACCGGTTGAAGGCGATGATCCTACCGGATCCGGACGCAGTCGCAGACGACCTTGACCGCTACGTAGAGACAAAAAAACGCGCCGACGAACTCGACGCAAAGATCGAGAAGACCGACAGGCTCATCGACGAGATCGTCTACGACCTCTACGACCTGACCGACGAGGAGATTGAAATTGTCGAGTCCGCAGTCGCTGATGACTGA
- a CDS encoding helicase-related protein, translating into MTDYAVGDHVKFAGGQGEITKIEDRPNGGQLLHVYTTEGQLRKLPGGLPHIERIDSIVDRLAAKQVDDPLHHDLREHATRLDLAYRYDRFLSLTNNRIEIEPYQVQAAYEILNSYDHRYLVGDEVGLGKTIEAGIVIEELIARGRAERVLIVAPAPLAVQWQEELREKFDRNFVLYDRNTVQAYRQSHPNQNVWQQEDRIITSIDFAKQDDVLEALRNLEEEWDIAVFDEAHHLTARRSSDDSTERTQRYMVGEAVANNSDALLLLTGTPHKGKSDQFYHLVSLLDPYRFSHESQITPEGLEDLMIRRLKDDMYETDGTRMFPEKNIEALPVEMTPEERELYNNVTEYIREYYNLAQNEENQAAGFTMVIYQKRLVSSIHAIRKSLENRMRAIQNDAVAEDLPDDVQELIPRYSTEPETLTDAERARVEEALEHVTITLNRSQIDAELGRVKQLWRQAKAIETDSKAELLREFVERILAEDPDEKILIFTEYTDTLKYLRDTVFPEHDIAQVYGDLEQERRRREMEKFENEANLMLATDAAQEGLNLQFAHIMVNYDLPWNPIRIDQRMGRLHRYGQDRTVEIRNLFFDNTRESDILELLLEKTDQIEADLGMRSDVLGRILENVDLDETIMAAIAEGRPTEEVVADIEATIEERKEALETVENDFLIRDRFDLSDEDREILEIIERSRHGEVGEADIEALVREFFDEFGGTIKGVRPGPARSSGDIFRLEVPNVLTGDQIKSHYDTATFTKDVAMEEDEVDFIALDHPLVQSLIDYCLDSNRVQGQIAVKVASNPEVTSGILFNYRLGYVSGTGDAITEKFVRLYATREGTITAEIPEFVETLSPNDSVVNSCTTLDQLASKASQLHDVAEARAWDEVESFADEARTEREREIGIKREHAERYFTDQIEEWEERLETYQQRAEQGTDMSAPIGNAQRELEQLRRQRDKELSQLEEEQHVTPEEPELVTAAFVISPEMRW; encoded by the coding sequence ATGACTGATTACGCAGTCGGCGACCACGTCAAGTTCGCCGGCGGACAGGGCGAAATCACGAAAATCGAGGACCGCCCGAATGGAGGTCAACTCCTCCATGTCTATACCACAGAGGGACAGCTCCGAAAACTCCCGGGTGGCTTACCCCATATCGAACGAATCGACTCCATCGTTGACCGACTCGCAGCCAAGCAGGTTGACGACCCGCTCCACCACGATCTCCGAGAGCATGCGACTCGTCTCGACCTTGCCTATCGATACGACCGCTTCCTCTCCCTGACAAACAACCGTATCGAGATCGAGCCCTATCAGGTCCAAGCCGCCTACGAGATCCTGAACTCCTACGACCACCGCTATCTCGTCGGCGACGAGGTCGGCCTCGGAAAGACTATCGAGGCCGGGATCGTTATCGAGGAGCTCATCGCCCGAGGACGTGCTGAACGGGTACTTATCGTTGCCCCCGCACCGCTGGCCGTCCAGTGGCAAGAGGAACTCCGCGAGAAGTTCGACCGGAATTTCGTCCTTTATGATCGTAACACCGTTCAGGCGTATCGTCAGTCACATCCGAACCAGAACGTCTGGCAACAGGAAGACCGTATCATCACGTCGATCGACTTCGCCAAACAGGACGACGTACTTGAGGCTCTACGAAATCTCGAAGAGGAGTGGGACATCGCTGTGTTCGATGAGGCGCACCATCTGACGGCTCGCCGGTCGAGCGACGACTCAACTGAGCGCACACAACGCTATATGGTCGGCGAGGCCGTCGCGAACAATTCCGATGCACTCCTGTTGCTTACCGGGACGCCACACAAAGGAAAATCCGACCAGTTCTATCACCTTGTTAGCCTCCTCGATCCGTATCGGTTCAGCCACGAATCCCAGATCACCCCCGAAGGCTTGGAGGACCTGATGATTCGCCGACTCAAAGACGATATGTACGAGACCGATGGGACTCGGATGTTCCCTGAGAAGAACATCGAAGCACTTCCTGTCGAAATGACTCCCGAGGAGCGTGAGCTCTACAACAACGTTACAGAGTACATCCGCGAGTACTACAACCTCGCACAAAACGAGGAGAACCAGGCCGCCGGCTTCACGATGGTCATCTATCAGAAACGGCTCGTCTCGAGCATTCACGCTATCCGGAAATCACTCGAAAATCGGATGCGTGCGATTCAAAACGACGCTGTCGCCGAGGATCTGCCGGACGACGTACAGGAACTCATCCCGCGCTACAGTACGGAGCCCGAGACGCTCACCGACGCCGAACGTGCTCGCGTTGAGGAGGCCCTTGAACACGTTACGATCACGCTCAATCGATCACAGATAGATGCGGAACTCGGACGCGTCAAGCAGCTCTGGCGGCAGGCAAAGGCGATCGAGACCGATTCCAAGGCGGAACTTCTCCGGGAATTTGTCGAGCGTATCCTCGCCGAGGACCCCGACGAGAAGATCCTGATCTTCACTGAGTACACGGATACGCTCAAATATCTGCGTGATACCGTCTTCCCAGAGCACGATATCGCGCAGGTGTACGGCGATCTCGAACAAGAGCGTCGGCGTCGAGAGATGGAGAAGTTCGAGAACGAAGCGAACCTAATGTTAGCAACCGACGCCGCACAGGAGGGTCTCAACCTCCAGTTCGCCCACATCATGGTGAACTACGACCTACCATGGAATCCGATTCGGATCGATCAGCGAATGGGTCGACTCCATCGCTATGGGCAGGATCGGACCGTTGAGATACGCAACCTCTTCTTCGATAACACGCGAGAAAGCGATATTCTCGAACTCCTCCTCGAGAAGACCGATCAGATTGAGGCCGATCTCGGGATGCGATCGGACGTGCTTGGCCGGATTCTCGAGAATGTCGACCTCGACGAGACGATCATGGCCGCTATCGCCGAAGGCCGACCGACTGAAGAGGTAGTTGCCGACATCGAAGCAACGATCGAAGAGCGAAAGGAAGCGCTCGAAACGGTCGAAAACGACTTTCTCATCCGCGATCGGTTCGATCTCTCTGATGAAGATCGAGAAATCTTAGAAATCATCGAGCGAAGTCGCCACGGCGAGGTAGGTGAAGCTGATATTGAAGCGCTCGTCCGGGAATTCTTCGACGAGTTCGGTGGGACGATCAAAGGAGTACGTCCAGGACCTGCTCGATCGAGTGGTGATATCTTCCGACTTGAGGTCCCAAACGTCCTCACCGGAGACCAAATCAAGAGCCACTACGACACGGCAACGTTCACGAAAGACGTCGCGATGGAAGAAGACGAGGTCGACTTCATCGCACTCGATCATCCGCTAGTCCAGTCACTCATCGACTACTGTCTCGATTCGAACCGTGTCCAGGGCCAAATCGCCGTGAAAGTAGCGTCGAACCCCGAGGTGACATCGGGGATTCTGTTCAACTATCGGCTTGGATACGTTTCGGGTACAGGTGATGCGATCACTGAAAAGTTCGTTAGGCTGTATGCGACGCGTGAAGGGACGATCACAGCAGAGATACCAGAATTCGTAGAAACGCTGTCGCCGAACGATAGCGTCGTTAATTCGTGCACAACCCTTGATCAACTTGCATCGAAAGCATCTCAACTCCACGATGTAGCCGAAGCGAGAGCGTGGGACGAGGTCGAATCGTTTGCGGATGAAGCTCGAACCGAGCGGGAACGAGAGATCGGTATCAAACGCGAGCACGCCGAGCGTTACTTTACTGATCAGATTGAGGAGTGGGAAGAGCGCCTTGAGACATATCAGCAGCGTGCTGAGCAGGGAACCGATATGAGTGCGCCGATCGGGAACGCCCAGCGTGAACTCGAACAGCTCCGACGACAACGAGACAAGGAATTGAGCCAGCTCGAAGAGGAGCAGCACGTCACACCAGAAGAGCCAGAGTTAGTCACCGCTGCGTTTGTAATTTCTCCAGAAATGAGATGGTAA
- a CDS encoding DUF7557 family protein gives MTPTINLDEELHRELASYGNRDESYNTILARILNHVDEEEAQRDRMNRNTTFETDEEEESSSNPAVEQLDDGTEVRFKIERGEYAGEERTGIVRGGRIEYNGSTWSPTGMAREADHDIRGSDARNSGSYSGPREVKYQDANGQWVPIQTALE, from the coding sequence ATGACACCGACGATCAACCTGGATGAGGAATTGCACAGAGAGCTCGCTAGTTATGGGAATAGAGATGAATCGTACAACACTATCCTAGCACGCATTCTCAATCATGTTGACGAAGAAGAAGCGCAAAGAGACAGAATGAATCGAAATACTACGTTTGAAACCGACGAGGAAGAGGAGAGTTCGAGTAACCCTGCTGTTGAACAATTAGACGACGGGACGGAAGTCCGATTCAAGATTGAGCGCGGAGAGTACGCAGGAGAAGAAAGAACGGGGATCGTAAGAGGAGGGCGGATTGAATATAATGGGAGTACGTGGAGCCCTACAGGCATGGCCCGCGAAGCGGATCACGATATTCGCGGTTCTGACGCTCGTAATAGTGGGTCGTATAGCGGCCCACGAGAGGTTAAGTATCAGGACGCGAACGGACAATGGGTGCCCATCCAAACAGCGTTGGAGTAA